In a genomic window of Pantoea agglomerans:
- a CDS encoding dihydrodipicolinate synthase family protein — MFTGLSAFPLTPVATSGIDEKGFARILARLTAAKVDAIGALGSTGSYAYLTRQQRARVAALAVEHAEKIPVMICIGAVSTSEVLHLADDAQRAGASALLLPPVSYQPLSEDEVFSLFETVSQHVSVPICLYDNPATTRFAFSPDLYRRIATLPHLESVKIPGVPDEAEQARRHINQLRALLPQRVRIGVSVDALAATGLNAGCDLWYSVCGGLFPQTAKAMTAAAAQGDSDRVTRLSARLNPLWALYRKHGGSLRVMAAAAAVLGLADPDCLPRPLLPLSAAHRADIAAVIAALELS, encoded by the coding sequence ATGTTTACCGGACTGAGCGCTTTTCCCCTGACGCCCGTAGCCACATCAGGCATTGATGAAAAGGGATTCGCCCGCATCCTTGCGCGTCTTACGGCGGCCAAAGTCGATGCGATCGGCGCGCTGGGATCGACAGGCAGCTACGCTTATCTGACGCGGCAGCAAAGAGCACGCGTCGCAGCTCTGGCGGTTGAGCATGCCGAAAAGATTCCAGTGATGATCTGTATCGGTGCCGTCAGTACCTCTGAGGTTCTCCATCTGGCCGATGATGCGCAGCGCGCAGGGGCCAGCGCGCTGCTTTTGCCGCCGGTAAGTTATCAACCGCTGAGTGAAGATGAAGTGTTTAGCCTGTTTGAAACGGTGTCGCAGCACGTTTCCGTGCCGATTTGTCTTTATGACAATCCCGCCACGACCCGTTTTGCCTTTTCTCCTGACCTTTACCGACGTATCGCCACCCTCCCTCACCTGGAGTCAGTAAAAATTCCCGGCGTACCGGACGAGGCGGAACAGGCGCGCAGACACATTAATCAGCTGCGCGCCCTGCTGCCGCAGCGAGTCAGGATTGGCGTTAGCGTGGACGCGCTTGCCGCGACGGGACTGAATGCGGGCTGCGATCTCTGGTACTCCGTCTGCGGCGGACTTTTCCCGCAGACGGCGAAGGCAATGACCGCTGCCGCCGCTCAGGGTGATAGCGATCGTGTCACCCGGCTCTCCGCGCGCCTGAACCCGCTGTGGGCGCTCTACCGCAAGCACGGCGGGAGCCTTCGCGTGATGGCGGCGGCGGCGGCCGTGCTGGGCCTGGCCGATCCTGATTGCCTCCCTCGCCCGCTGCTGCCGCTTTCGGCGGCGCACCGGGCCGACATCGCGGCGGTTATCGCAGCGCTGGAACTCTCCTGA
- a CDS encoding diguanylate phosphodiesterase, producing MLTTIIYRSHLADEVPVKSLPGMVDKASQLNASHNVTGILLFNGTHFFQILEGPEAGVLEIYSRICADKRHHNVVELMRDYSPSRRFGNAGMELFDLRLHDRTTVLQAVLDKGTSRYRLTYDDRGLQFLRTFVESREKENYFEVPPADYWDFIADQTGASDSWPTHHGVTFKPVIDPLGRQVTAIEAIATLDGDVALEGLPKYQASLNAARQAFAQAGRACPEGMSLYVSLLPMTLVAIPEAVRIIVEAIRNAGLVPEQVIIGVSETEVISQLDAFSTAVRQLKEVGISLSIDNFGDGSAGLSMLTRIQPDRIRIDAGIIRDVHRSGPKQAVVQAIIKCCSALEITVIAAGIERPEEWMWLEAAGVINFQGRLFSDTGAAVAWPELREAI from the coding sequence ATGCTTACAACAATAATTTATCGCAGCCATCTCGCCGACGAGGTTCCTGTAAAATCCCTTCCCGGCATGGTGGATAAAGCCAGCCAGCTGAATGCGTCCCATAACGTGACAGGCATTCTGCTGTTTAACGGCACCCACTTTTTCCAGATTCTGGAAGGGCCAGAGGCGGGCGTACTGGAGATTTACAGCCGGATATGCGCCGACAAACGCCACCACAACGTAGTGGAGCTGATGCGCGACTACTCGCCTTCTCGCCGGTTCGGTAATGCGGGTATGGAGCTGTTCGACCTGCGCCTGCACGATCGCACCACCGTTCTGCAGGCGGTGCTGGATAAGGGCACGTCGCGCTATCGTCTGACCTACGACGACCGTGGTTTGCAGTTCCTGCGCACCTTTGTCGAGTCGCGTGAAAAAGAGAACTATTTTGAAGTGCCGCCGGCTGATTACTGGGACTTTATTGCCGACCAGACCGGCGCTTCCGACAGCTGGCCCACCCATCACGGCGTCACCTTCAAGCCCGTTATCGATCCGCTGGGGCGTCAGGTAACGGCGATTGAGGCTATCGCCACGCTGGATGGGGACGTCGCGCTGGAAGGTTTGCCGAAATATCAGGCCAGCCTGAACGCCGCCAGACAGGCCTTCGCCCAGGCAGGCAGAGCCTGCCCGGAAGGCATGTCGCTCTACGTCAGCCTGCTGCCGATGACGCTGGTGGCGATCCCCGAAGCGGTGCGCATTATTGTAGAGGCGATACGCAATGCCGGACTGGTGCCGGAGCAGGTCATTATCGGCGTTAGCGAAACCGAGGTGATTTCTCAGCTGGATGCCTTCTCCACGGCGGTAAGACAGCTTAAAGAGGTGGGCATCAGCCTGTCGATCGACAACTTTGGCGACGGTTCGGCAGGATTATCTATGCTGACCCGCATCCAGCCCGATCGTATTCGCATCGACGCGGGCATTATTCGCGACGTACACCGCAGCGGCCCGAAGCAGGCGGTGGTGCAGGCGATTATTAAGTGCTGCTCCGCGCTGGAAATCACCGTTATCGCCGCCGGCATTGAACGTCCGGAAGAGTGGATGTGGCTGGAAGCGGCCGGGGTGATCAACTTCCAGGGACGCCTGTTCAGCGATACCGGCGCCGCTGTCGCCTGGCCCGAGCTGCGCGAAGCGATTTAA
- a CDS encoding YciI family protein, protein MVSPSSSLSSKDKAPLAGQFILLYEALMGIWFKVQTRGQAMLFVIRFTDRSAQLSVRERYFDAHIAWLQRKRDVIKIAGSLREKHSDHPVGALWVVEAATEDDAFSIFADDPFWVHGLRASVEIHSWSLAFSDMLAEASSPSPAA, encoded by the coding sequence ATGGTTTCTCCCTCTTCCTCTCTCTCCAGCAAAGATAAAGCGCCTTTAGCAGGTCAATTTATATTATTGTACGAAGCGCTTATGGGGATATGGTTCAAGGTGCAGACAAGAGGGCAAGCCATGCTATTCGTTATTCGTTTTACCGATCGTTCAGCTCAGTTAAGCGTCAGAGAACGCTATTTCGACGCGCATATTGCGTGGCTGCAGCGTAAAAGAGATGTCATAAAGATCGCCGGATCGCTACGTGAAAAGCACAGCGATCATCCCGTGGGCGCTTTGTGGGTGGTTGAAGCCGCAACAGAAGATGATGCCTTCAGCATTTTTGCAGACGATCCTTTCTGGGTTCACGGATTAAGGGCTTCCGTGGAGATCCACTCCTGGAGCCTGGCATTTAGTGACATGCTGGCAGAAGCCTCTTCCCCATCGCCTGCCGCATGA
- a CDS encoding general stress protein gives MTQQKYRGGAGNFANDPDRAKEAGSAGGKASGGNFRNNPDRAREAGRKGGQKSRRPPGNSE, from the coding sequence ATGACACAACAGAAGTACAGAGGTGGCGCCGGTAATTTTGCCAACGATCCGGATCGTGCCAAAGAAGCAGGCAGCGCAGGAGGCAAAGCCAGCGGAGGCAATTTCAGGAATAATCCTGACAGAGCCAGGGAAGCAGGTCGGAAAGGCGGTCAGAAAAGCCGACGTCCGCCAGGTAATTCTGAGTAA
- a CDS encoding YlaC family protein: MYSELESLLQQELDQINRAENRNDRPYFDVSFIRQYPGLYGLMCFLFVITMGVLLYSSSFGTIEYIVCCVIFAICNFFFFFHINPAYRVKDIDRGALKNCYTGDWYMEVHVRDAFIQSLLAGNLLSADEKARLKSQYDKKGYLYFADIYRLRR, encoded by the coding sequence ATGTATAGCGAATTAGAGAGCCTGTTGCAGCAAGAGCTGGACCAAATAAACCGCGCAGAAAATCGCAACGATCGCCCCTATTTTGACGTCTCCTTTATCAGGCAATATCCTGGACTGTACGGCCTGATGTGCTTCCTGTTTGTCATTACCATGGGCGTGCTGCTCTATTCCTCTTCATTCGGCACGATTGAATATATTGTTTGCTGCGTCATATTTGCCATCTGTAATTTCTTTTTCTTCTTCCATATCAATCCCGCTTATCGGGTAAAAGATATTGACCGGGGCGCGCTGAAGAATTGCTATACCGGCGACTGGTATATGGAAGTACACGTACGCGACGCTTTTATCCAGTCGCTGCTTGCCGGTAATCTGCTTAGCGCTGATGAAAAGGCTCGCTTAAAAAGCCAGTACGATAAAAAAGGCTATCTCTATTTTGCTGATATTTACCGCCTCAGACGCTAG
- a CDS encoding flagellin yields the protein MNSSSSVLEQVIERLSSGSRINSAKDDAAGQAIANRMTANVKADSVVSRGLNDAISLAQTAESSLGTVSERLIRAKSLAVQAANGTLSDADRASVNNEYQQILASITDISEQTEIFGQYPLATDDPELPPALLGNVQPIKNRFPVANQSYSFTSGVVPLAYIPAGATNITISIDSLAQDDDLQLFTRDGKHLVGTPINGSDPDFTWTSKGITDDATATASLLTSANGFASGAAYDDSQLLQGGATWALGGSASMSYNGMTIRYSGDGDRYEDTATGDYNNGTIKSNPLERISLDKVTEDLIVVVVGNGSFNSQLTWGELPEPVSVPAVPPLKSQHFDVVTSADFGQQMQTDTLKPTPADLKTLGLKNTTLLTSSDISVTTKALDAALEKVSAYRSYYGAKINRYESNRTVLAQQSVDTQSARSRIQDADYAQEASRLAQAQILQQGQNAVMKIANQTPDMVLALLRS from the coding sequence ATGAATAGCAGCTCGTCAGTGCTGGAGCAGGTTATCGAACGGCTCTCATCAGGCTCACGTATCAACAGCGCCAAAGATGATGCGGCGGGGCAGGCGATTGCCAACCGAATGACGGCCAACGTTAAGGCGGACAGCGTGGTCTCGCGCGGCCTGAACGATGCGATTAGCCTGGCACAAACCGCTGAAAGCAGCCTGGGTACCGTCAGCGAGCGGCTTATTCGCGCCAAAAGCCTGGCGGTTCAGGCGGCCAACGGCACGCTCTCTGACGCTGACCGTGCCAGCGTCAATAACGAATATCAGCAGATTCTGGCCAGCATCACCGACATTTCCGAGCAGACGGAGATCTTTGGCCAGTATCCGCTGGCAACGGATGACCCGGAGCTGCCGCCTGCGCTGCTGGGCAACGTACAGCCGATTAAAAACCGGTTTCCCGTCGCCAATCAGAGCTACAGCTTTACGTCCGGGGTGGTGCCGCTGGCCTATATTCCGGCGGGCGCCACCAACATTACTATCAGCATCGACTCGCTGGCCCAGGATGACGATCTGCAGCTCTTCACGCGCGACGGTAAGCATCTGGTGGGCACGCCGATCAACGGCAGCGATCCCGATTTCACCTGGACCAGCAAAGGCATTACCGATGACGCTACCGCAACGGCGTCACTGCTGACCAGCGCCAACGGCTTCGCCAGCGGCGCCGCCTATGACGATTCCCAGCTGCTGCAGGGCGGGGCGACCTGGGCGCTGGGCGGCAGCGCCTCAATGAGCTACAACGGTATGACCATCCGCTACAGCGGCGATGGCGATCGTTATGAGGACACCGCAACCGGCGACTACAACAACGGCACCATCAAGAGCAACCCGCTGGAGCGCATCAGCCTGGATAAGGTCACCGAAGATCTGATCGTGGTGGTGGTAGGCAACGGCTCCTTTAACAGCCAGCTCACCTGGGGAGAGCTGCCAGAGCCGGTTTCCGTACCCGCGGTGCCGCCCCTGAAGAGTCAACATTTTGACGTGGTGACCAGCGCCGATTTTGGTCAGCAGATGCAGACCGATACCCTGAAGCCGACGCCCGCTGACCTGAAAACGCTGGGGCTGAAGAATACCACGCTGTTAACCAGCAGCGATATTTCCGTTACCACCAAAGCGCTGGATGCGGCACTGGAGAAAGTCAGCGCCTACCGTTCCTACTACGGCGCGAAAATTAACCGTTACGAATCGAACCGAACGGTGCTGGCGCAGCAGAGCGTCGATACGCAGTCGGCGCGCAGTCGCATTCAGGATGCAGACTATGCGCAGGAGGCGAGCCGCCTGGCACAGGCGCAGATCCTGCAACAGGGTCAAAATGCGGTGATGAAAATCGCCAACCAGACGCCCGACATGGTGCTGGCGCTGCTGCGCAGCTAA
- a CDS encoding alpha/beta hydrolase, giving the protein MAHHHTIITLARRALIGLAVLLLVFFIGRIYQSEQGAALHSWHRWVADELSADETDRASFADYQQREARIFQQMKAELNDTLSDKDKNALNRFNPGSAVYPARFHTDWNRSFILMPKGEIRGAVVLLHGLTDSPYSMRYLAEDYQQRGFVAVVPRLPGHGTAPGSLTAVNWQSWMAVTRLAVREATRLAGVQRPLHLVGYSNGGALAMKYALESLSDSHLRAPQQIVLLSPMIGVTGYARFAGVAGWPALFPAFARTAWLNVLPEYNPFKYNSFPVNAARQSWLLTQALQAQIVQAARSGQISALAPVLTFQSVMDATVSTRAVVDALYHYLPRNGSSLVIFDINQAANMSALFRAPLPSAVSRLLPAAPRAYAATVITNRSPVTYQTEARTIKAGEVEERVEPLDLAWPRDMFSLSHIAVPFPLSDDLYGEQPGEKNRYGISLGTLSLRGETSSLTVGPETFMRATSSPFFSDMMARVNARISCSGEADYLACIGR; this is encoded by the coding sequence ATGGCGCATCATCACACAATCATAACGCTGGCCAGACGGGCGCTGATCGGCCTCGCTGTTCTGCTGCTGGTATTCTTTATTGGCCGTATTTATCAGTCGGAGCAGGGCGCGGCGCTGCACAGCTGGCACCGCTGGGTTGCCGATGAGCTGTCGGCTGATGAGACAGATCGCGCCAGCTTCGCTGACTATCAGCAACGGGAGGCGCGCATCTTTCAGCAGATGAAAGCGGAGCTGAACGATACGCTGAGCGATAAGGATAAAAACGCGCTGAACCGTTTTAATCCCGGCAGTGCGGTCTACCCGGCGCGCTTCCACACCGACTGGAACCGTTCATTTATCCTGATGCCCAAAGGGGAGATTCGAGGCGCGGTTGTGCTGCTGCACGGCCTGACCGACTCGCCCTACAGCATGCGCTATCTGGCGGAGGATTATCAGCAGCGCGGCTTTGTCGCGGTTGTGCCGCGTCTGCCGGGACATGGTACGGCGCCGGGATCGCTTACCGCGGTTAACTGGCAGAGCTGGATGGCGGTCACCCGGCTGGCGGTGCGTGAGGCGACCCGGCTGGCGGGCGTGCAACGGCCGCTGCATCTGGTGGGCTATTCCAACGGCGGCGCGCTGGCGATGAAATATGCGCTTGAGAGCCTGAGCGACAGCCATCTGCGCGCGCCGCAGCAGATCGTTTTGCTGTCGCCGATGATCGGCGTTACCGGCTATGCCCGCTTCGCCGGGGTCGCGGGCTGGCCCGCGCTGTTTCCCGCCTTCGCCAGAACCGCCTGGCTCAACGTCCTGCCGGAATATAACCCCTTTAAATATAATTCGTTTCCCGTCAATGCCGCGCGCCAGTCCTGGCTGCTGACGCAGGCGCTGCAGGCGCAGATTGTACAGGCGGCGCGCAGCGGGCAGATCAGCGCGCTGGCGCCTGTGCTCACCTTTCAGTCGGTGATGGACGCTACGGTCAGCACTCGCGCGGTGGTCGATGCGCTCTATCATTATCTGCCGCGCAACGGCAGCAGTCTGGTGATTTTCGATATCAATCAGGCGGCGAATATGAGCGCGCTGTTCCGCGCGCCGCTTCCCTCGGCGGTTAGCCGCCTGCTGCCTGCCGCGCCGCGCGCCTACGCGGCAACCGTGATCACCAACCGCTCGCCCGTCACTTATCAGACCGAGGCGCGTACCATTAAGGCGGGCGAGGTGGAGGAGCGGGTCGAGCCGCTGGATCTGGCGTGGCCACGGGATATGTTCTCGCTGTCGCATATTGCCGTGCCCTTTCCCCTGAGTGACGACCTCTATGGCGAACAGCCTGGCGAGAAGAACCGCTACGGCATTTCGCTGGGTACGCTCTCGCTGCGCGGCGAAACCAGCAGCCTGACGGTCGGCCCGGAGACGTTTATGCGCGCCACTTCCAGTCCCTTTTTTAGCGATATGATGGCGCGTGTTAACGCGCGGATCTCCTGCAGCGGCGAGGCGGATTACCTTGCCTGTATCGGCCGGTAA
- the ycgZ gene encoding regulatory protein YcgZ, protein MRQNVAIADTVRHISTTALPSQQEILGQVVTEILRAGQSLNRKALCSRLIRRLEQATGPEQEQQLHQLIGMLFSR, encoded by the coding sequence ATGCGCCAGAACGTCGCAATTGCAGACACCGTTCGCCATATCAGCACCACCGCGCTGCCCTCGCAGCAGGAAATTCTGGGTCAGGTTGTGACGGAGATCCTGCGCGCAGGTCAGAGCCTGAACCGCAAGGCGCTCTGCTCGCGTCTTATTCGTCGTCTTGAACAAGCGACCGGCCCGGAACAGGAGCAGCAGCTTCATCAGCTGATTGGCATGTTGTTTAGCCGCTAA
- a CDS encoding B3/4 domain-containing protein, producing MASMLPSISSDIRHIAPGFRALSIEVKAAAVRSPQFGALALREACAAVLAGEPEWADAHLNAWSEVFRAFGAKPKRTPCSAEALRKRVIRDGGMALLDPIVDLYNAVSLRYAIPVGGENLAAYVGTPELAIADGTESFDTFKEGQPAVETPEAGEVIWRDEQGVTCRRWNWRQGVRTRLSVTDRNMWFVLESLPQMPLEALYAAGQMLTEGVDTIMPGAECELTLLGPL from the coding sequence ATCGCTTCGATGTTGCCGTCAATCAGTTCAGATATCCGACATATTGCGCCGGGCTTCCGTGCATTAAGCATTGAGGTAAAGGCGGCCGCTGTGCGGTCTCCGCAGTTCGGCGCCCTGGCGCTACGCGAAGCGTGCGCAGCGGTGCTTGCCGGCGAACCAGAGTGGGCTGATGCTCATCTCAACGCCTGGAGCGAGGTTTTTCGGGCGTTCGGCGCGAAACCTAAACGCACGCCATGCTCAGCAGAGGCGTTACGTAAACGCGTCATTCGCGACGGCGGTATGGCCTTGCTCGATCCGATCGTCGATCTCTATAACGCGGTCAGCCTGCGCTACGCCATTCCGGTCGGCGGAGAGAACCTCGCCGCCTATGTCGGCACGCCAGAGCTGGCGATCGCTGACGGCACGGAAAGTTTTGATACCTTCAAAGAAGGGCAGCCCGCCGTTGAAACGCCAGAGGCAGGCGAGGTGATCTGGCGTGACGAGCAGGGGGTGACCTGTCGCCGCTGGAACTGGCGCCAGGGAGTACGCACCCGCCTGAGCGTAACGGATCGGAACATGTGGTTCGTTCTGGAAAGCCTGCCGCAAATGCCGCTTGAGGCGCTCTACGCGGCTGGGCAGATGCTGACTGAGGGCGTGGATACCATCATGCCCGGCGCAGAGTGCGAGCTAACGCTGTTGGGGCCGTTATAA
- a CDS encoding biofilm development regulator YmgB/AriR family protein, producing MQTHMDAPRAASAEADILHYFREAGEHLEAESRVLDAVIRDIVIHGKKVTSKAIIIYLIAELESATDVVHLDVLRHCLEIVVGHTPDDEGI from the coding sequence ATGCAAACACATATGGATGCCCCGCGCGCCGCCTCTGCTGAAGCTGACATTCTTCATTACTTCCGTGAAGCGGGTGAGCATCTGGAAGCGGAGTCTCGCGTACTTGACGCCGTAATTCGCGACATCGTTATCCACGGCAAAAAAGTGACCAGCAAAGCGATCATTATTTACCTGATAGCCGAGCTTGAGAGCGCTACCGACGTGGTGCATCTTGACGTGCTGCGCCACTGCCTGGAAATCGTGGTAGGACACACGCCGGACGACGAAGGCATTTAA
- a CDS encoding VF530 family DNA-binding protein, with product MTDHRAKDPLHGVTLEMQVNALVARFGWPELSKRININCFKNDPSVKSSLKFLRRTPWARAEVEALYLDSLNKPAAKASAEPAFNPWTAGRDK from the coding sequence ATGACCGATCATCGCGCGAAAGACCCGCTGCACGGCGTCACCCTTGAAATGCAGGTAAATGCGTTAGTGGCGCGCTTTGGCTGGCCGGAACTGAGCAAGCGGATCAATATCAACTGTTTCAAGAACGATCCCAGCGTTAAGTCGAGTTTGAAATTTTTGCGTCGTACGCCCTGGGCGCGCGCCGAAGTTGAAGCCCTTTATCTCGACTCGCTAAATAAACCTGCTGCTAAAGCCAGCGCCGAGCCGGCATTTAATCCCTGGACGGCTGGCCGCGATAAGTAA
- a CDS encoding mechanosensitive ion channel family protein: protein MHYFNDLMGFIEGNVALSATFNIILLIFAGMIAHLVCKFFVVKVVRKVFFSAHKSDVPLDKDVRISEKLSNFIPVITVYYLLQFMPELPEHLQIAIRTLCGILFFVYLSLFFNEVLEIVNNSYSKKSKRKNHSIKGYIQIGKILVHILSAIMILAIMSNKSPVIIISSLGAAAAVLMLVFQHTLLSLVANIQVSSNDVLQLGDWIEMPDKNLSGEVTDIALHTITIRNWDNTISRIPTKNFLTETYTNWQAMFSSGARRIMRSFYLDLDSVTFVNQEMLQSMTQLRGVSEPLSVLLDGRDISAVGDRWFIENGLTNLTVFRHYLTAWLAQRDDIRKDMYIVVRALKPSPDGLPIEVYCFTSSTLWADYENSQSAIFEYIFAVATLFSLRIYQHPSGSDFWRLSRDRAQAAEENRSPFA from the coding sequence ATGCACTATTTTAATGATTTAATGGGCTTTATTGAGGGGAACGTCGCGCTTTCCGCCACCTTCAATATTATTTTGCTTATCTTCGCCGGCATGATTGCGCACCTTGTCTGCAAATTCTTCGTGGTCAAAGTGGTGCGGAAGGTCTTTTTCAGCGCCCATAAAAGCGATGTCCCGCTGGATAAGGATGTCAGGATCTCGGAGAAGCTCTCCAACTTTATTCCGGTTATTACCGTCTATTATCTGCTGCAGTTTATGCCGGAGCTGCCTGAGCATCTGCAAATCGCCATCAGGACGCTGTGCGGCATTCTCTTCTTCGTCTATTTGTCGCTCTTTTTTAACGAAGTGCTGGAGATTGTTAATAACTCCTACTCGAAAAAGTCGAAGCGTAAAAATCATTCGATTAAAGGCTATATCCAGATCGGCAAAATCCTGGTGCATATTTTGTCGGCGATTATGATCCTGGCAATTATGTCGAATAAGTCGCCGGTGATTATTATCTCCAGCCTGGGCGCGGCCGCGGCGGTTTTAATGCTGGTCTTTCAGCATACCCTGCTGTCGCTGGTGGCCAATATTCAGGTTTCGTCAAACGATGTGCTGCAGCTTGGCGACTGGATTGAGATGCCAGATAAAAATCTCAGCGGCGAGGTAACGGATATCGCTCTGCATACCATTACCATCCGCAACTGGGATAACACCATCTCCCGCATTCCCACCAAAAATTTCCTGACGGAAACCTATACCAACTGGCAGGCGATGTTTTCCTCGGGCGCGCGGCGCATTATGCGCAGTTTCTATCTCGATCTCGACTCCGTGACCTTTGTGAATCAGGAGATGCTGCAGTCAATGACGCAGCTGCGCGGCGTCAGCGAACCGCTTTCCGTGCTGCTTGACGGTCGCGACATTAGCGCCGTGGGCGATCGCTGGTTTATTGAAAACGGCTTAACCAATCTTACGGTGTTTCGCCACTACCTGACCGCCTGGCTGGCGCAGCGCGACGATATCCGCAAGGATATGTATATCGTGGTGCGCGCACTGAAGCCCTCGCCGGACGGTCTGCCGATTGAGGTCTACTGCTTTACCTCCTCGACGCTGTGGGCCGACTATGAAAACTCACAGTCGGCGATTTTCGAGTATATCTTTGCGGTGGCGACGCTTTTTTCGCTGCGCATCTATCAGCACCCTTCCGGCTCTGATTTCTGGCGTCTTTCGCGCGATCGCGCGCAGGCGGCAGAGGAAAATCGTTCGCCTTTCGCCTGA
- a CDS encoding substrate-binding domain-containing protein, which yields MKMTKIALLASAMMMGHMAVAQAAPVKIAVLMYGNKAEFVQLMERYGKEHPAVKSGDAVLTFYDGRYDASVQNDQAATAIQTRADAIIVNPMDFEANIDIVTNANEAKIPVVVTNARLNTEEMTSEVVSNDELGGYLEAKAVLDKLQCKTKKVNVVIIEGPKGGSGEIQRGKGNDKAIAECGSGQVTVLERKTANWSRAEAQPLMENWLQKHRGKINGVIGQNDEMALGAIEAIKGAGLNVKDFAIAGVDGVSDAIHAVQAGEMVSILQDAKGQMQGAIDVAMRAAKGESYQPQSDIWKQYAKELNWNGGTSKHYYIPWTVVTPENAQQLLDARK from the coding sequence ATGAAAATGACCAAAATTGCATTGCTCGCCTCGGCAATGATGATGGGCCACATGGCGGTGGCGCAGGCCGCGCCGGTGAAAATCGCGGTGCTGATGTACGGCAACAAAGCGGAGTTTGTGCAGCTGATGGAACGCTACGGTAAAGAGCATCCGGCAGTAAAAAGCGGCGATGCGGTGTTGACCTTCTATGACGGACGCTACGACGCCTCGGTGCAAAATGATCAGGCGGCTACCGCCATTCAGACGCGCGCTGACGCGATTATCGTCAATCCCATGGACTTTGAAGCCAATATCGACATCGTTACCAACGCCAACGAGGCGAAAATTCCGGTTGTTGTTACTAACGCCCGGCTAAATACCGAAGAGATGACCTCGGAAGTGGTCTCCAACGATGAGCTGGGCGGTTACCTGGAAGCCAAAGCGGTGCTGGACAAGCTGCAGTGCAAAACGAAGAAGGTCAACGTGGTGATTATCGAAGGGCCGAAAGGGGGCAGCGGCGAAATCCAGCGCGGCAAAGGCAACGATAAAGCCATTGCCGAATGCGGCTCGGGCCAGGTGACCGTACTGGAACGTAAAACCGCCAACTGGTCGCGCGCCGAAGCGCAACCGCTGATGGAAAACTGGCTGCAGAAACATCGCGGTAAAATCAACGGCGTTATCGGCCAGAATGACGAAATGGCGCTGGGCGCCATCGAGGCGATCAAGGGCGCTGGCCTGAACGTGAAAGATTTCGCTATCGCCGGCGTCGACGGCGTATCGGATGCCATCCATGCGGTTCAGGCGGGCGAAATGGTCTCGATTCTGCAGGATGCGAAAGGCCAGATGCAGGGCGCTATCGACGTCGCCATGCGCGCGGCGAAGGGCGAGAGCTATCAGCCCCAGTCCGACATCTGGAAACAGTACGCGAAAGAGCTGAACTGGAACGGCGGCACCAGCAAACACTATTACATTCCCTGGACGGTGGTAACGCCGGAGAATGCGCAGCAGCTGCTGGATGCGCGTAAATAA
- a CDS encoding helix-turn-helix domain-containing protein, translated as MTKKVNIPTGPGADAVAVNEAISARIKLYRGQKKLSLDELSRRAGVSKGMLVEIEACKANPSIALLCRLAAAMGVSVADIVDVASEPKVHVLQPEQIPLLWQGEHGGSARLLAGTSGPNMVELWRWELYPGDIFTSPGHPPETTELLHVTAGTLLLTVNDEAFRLEAGYSAVATTDMAHSYACASDEPLVFTMTVYEKVR; from the coding sequence ATGACCAAAAAAGTCAACATACCGACCGGGCCGGGCGCCGACGCAGTGGCGGTGAACGAGGCTATTTCTGCACGGATTAAGCTTTATCGCGGGCAGAAAAAATTATCGCTGGATGAGCTGTCGCGTCGGGCAGGCGTCAGTAAAGGGATGCTGGTGGAGATTGAAGCCTGTAAAGCTAACCCCAGCATTGCGCTGCTCTGTCGGCTTGCGGCAGCGATGGGCGTCTCTGTCGCCGATATCGTCGACGTCGCCAGCGAGCCCAAAGTGCATGTTCTTCAGCCTGAACAGATCCCGCTGCTGTGGCAGGGTGAGCATGGCGGAAGCGCCAGGCTGCTGGCAGGCACCAGCGGACCCAATATGGTTGAACTCTGGCGCTGGGAGCTGTATCCCGGCGACATCTTTACCTCGCCAGGACATCCGCCAGAAACCACCGAGCTGCTGCACGTAACGGCCGGGACGCTGCTGTTAACGGTAAATGACGAAGCCTTTAGGCTAGAGGCAGGCTACTCAGCGGTCGCCACGACCGATATGGCACACAGCTACGCCTGCGCCAGCGATGAGCCGCTTGTCTTTACCATGACGGTGTATGAAAAAGTGCGCTGA